A window of Primulina tabacum isolate GXHZ01 chromosome 4, ASM2559414v2, whole genome shotgun sequence contains these coding sequences:
- the LOC142543656 gene encoding vacuolar protein sorting-associated protein 2 homolog 3-like gives MNIFSKKPTAKEALRESKREMANATRGIEREIHTLQLEEKKLVAEIKRTAKTGNEAATKVLARQLVRLRQQIANLQGSRAQMRGIATHTQAMSAQSSVAVGMKGASKAMAAMNKQMAPAKQMKVIHEFQKQSAQMDMTTEMMSDAIDDALDDDEAEEETDDLTNQVLDEIGVDVASQLSAAPKGKITEKNTEGSSSSNMDELEKRLAGPKKSLRAAAAWNFTYIAS, from the exons ATGAACATCTTCTCCAAAAAGCCCACGGCCAAAG AGGCGCTTCGGGAGAGTAAACGGGAAATGGCCAATGCCACTAGAG GTATAGAGAGGGAAATCCATACATTGCAGTTGGAG gagaagaaacttgtTGCTGAGATCAAGAGAACTGCTAAAACGGGGAATGAG GCAGCAACAAAAGTTCTTGCTCGCCAACTGGTCCGGCTTCGTCAACAAATAGCCAATTTACAAGGTAGTCGAGCTCAAATGAGGGGCATAGCGACTCATACCCAG GCAATGTCTGCTCAATCGTCTGTTGCTGTCGGTATGAAAGGTGCCAGTAAAGCCATGGCGGCCATGAATAAG CAAATGGCCCCTGCCAAGCAAATGAAAGTGATTCACGAATTTCAAAAACAATCAGCACAAATGGATATGACT ACTGAAATGATGTCAGATGCCATAGACGATGCTTTAGATGACGATGAGGCTGAAGAGGAAACAGACGATTTGACAAATCAA GTGCTGGATGAAATTGGTGTGGATGTCGCCTCACAG TTGTCAGCTGCTCCTAAAGGTAAAATTACTGAGAAGAACACCGAGGGATCTAGCAG TTCAAACATGGATGAACTTGAAAAGAGATTGGCAGGCCCTAAGAAATCCTTGAGAGCTGCAGCAGCCTGGAACTTTACTTATATTGCTTCTTGA
- the LOC142543660 gene encoding casein kinase 1-like protein 10, with protein sequence MDHVAGGKFKLGRKIGSGSFGELYLGVNIQNGEEVAIKLESVKTKHPQLHYESKIYMLLQGGTGIPNLKWFGVEAEYNVMVIDLLGPSLEDLFNYCNRKLSLKTVLMLADQLINRVEYMHSRGFLHRDIKPDNFLMGLGRKANQVYAIDFGLAKKYRDLQTHKHIPYRENKNLTGTARYASVNTHLGVEQSRRDDLESLGYVLMYFLRGSLPWQGLKAGNKKQKYDKISEKKMLTPIEVLCKSYPSEFISYFHYCRSLRFEDKPDYSYLKRLFRDLFIREGYQFDYVFDWTILKYPQIGASSKARNAPGNAVAGTSGERAGRTSVGRDIRDKFSGAVEAFSRRNASGHARPGDYSRHRTSSEDVPSSKDVQLDSERGRTSRNGSSSKRAAVSSSRPSSSGEVTDGRSSRLVSSTGRISTAHRIQPGIEPKPSPFSRAAITKGSRDDPLRSFDFLSIRK encoded by the exons ATGGATCATGTCGCGGGTGGTAAATTTAAGCTCGGGAGAAAAATCGGGAGTGGTTCATTTGGCGAGCTCTACCTAG GTGTGAACATACAAAATGGTGAAGAAGTTGCCATCAAGCTG GAATCTGTGAAGACCAAACACCCTCAACTACACTATGAGTCAAAAATTTATATGCTTCTACAAGGAGGAA CGGGCATTCCTAACCTGAAATGGTTTGGAGTTGAGGCCGAGTATAATGTCATGGTGATAGACCTTCTGGGACCTAGTTTGGAAGATCTATTCAATTACTGCAATAGGAAGTTGTCCTTGAAAACAGTTTTAATGCTTGCAGATCAATTA ATCAATAGGGTTGAATATATGCATTCAAGAGGATTTCTTCACCGTGATATAAAGCCTGACAATTTTTTGATGGGCTTGGGACGCAAAGCAAATCAG GTATATGCTATCGATTTTGGTCTTGCCAAAAAATATCGAGATCTACAGACTCATAAGCACATACCATACAG GGAAAACAAGAATCTTACAGGGACTGCTCGCTATGCCAGTGTCAATACACACCTTGGAGTTG AACAAAGCAGAAGGGACGATTTGGAATCTCTTGGTTATGTCCTTATGTATTTTCTGAGAGGAAG CCTTCCCTGGCAAGGACTTAAAGCTGGTAACAAAAAGCAGAAATATGACAAGATCAGTGAGAAGAAGATGTTAACACCAATAGAG GTTCTGTGCAAATCATATCCATCAGAATTCATATCTTATTTTCACTATTGTCGATCTTTGAGATTTGAAGACAAGCCAGACTATTCTTACTTGAAGAGGCTTTTTCGGGATTTGTTTATCCGAGAAG GTTACCAATTTGACTACGTGTTTGATTGGACTATATTAAAATATCCTCAGATAGGTGCCAGTTCCAAAGCAAGA AATGCCCCTGGCAACGCAGTGGCTGGAACTTCTGGGGAAAGAGCTGGAAGAACATCAG TGGGGCGAGATATCCGAGATAAATTTTCAGGCGCAGTTGAAGCTTTCTCTAGAAGGAATGCTTCAGGTCATGCTCGGCCTGGTGACTATTCAAGACACCGGACATCATCAGAAGATGTACCTTCATCCAAGGATGTG CAACTTGATTCAGAAAGAGGCCGTACATCTCGAAATGGCAGTTCTTCAAAGAGAGCAGCCGTTTCGAGTAGCCGGCCAAGCTCCTCTGGTGAGGTTACTGATGGGCGTTCTAGCAGATTGGTCTCAAGCACTGGTCGTATATCCACCGCACACAGAATTCAACCAGGCATTGAGCCCAAGCCGTCACCTTTCTCTCGTGCTGCTATCACCAAAGGTTCTCGAGACGACCCTCTTCGCAGCTTTGACTTTCTCTCTATCAGAAAGTAA